The DNA sequence TGAAGGCTCATCCCTTCCTGGATGGTGACCATGTAACACGACTTCCTAAGAGCCTGCAACAGTATGTGACAGGCCAGCGTGGTCTAAATGATCTGAAAAAGggcagagaaaaaagggaaCCTGTTTGCATCTCAGGGCTATACATTGAGGGAAACTGTGGCCTTTCTGGGGCAGAAAGCCAACCAAGTGTCTGTGTGTTTGTTATTTCTTGTTACGAGCAAGCTGGGGGCTGTGGAACATTTTCAAGATTGATCTCTGAGTTCCATTGTTATCTGGCTCATGGAAAATGAGGGCTGCAGATTTCCAAGCCCAGAACTCTGGTTTGTGTTATGTTTTGCAAgacttttgtttaaaataaagaaaaatgctatAATGCAGAGTTGGGTTAGAGCAGCTACCCAGGGAACTGTGCCCACATTAGGCAGCCTAAGATGAGGCAAAGAAAattgtgtgtttttctgtgccTCACTCAGTGTTTCTCTAAACTAATCTCTTTCTAAGAGTTTCTTGTGATCCTTTTAGGTGATGCAAATTGTGAGCTCTTAACTCTGCATTTGGTTCAGGTCCCTTTTGTTTGACCTGAGCCCAGCCACTGACTTTACAACCTGTTAGTATGTTTAGAATACAGAATCATCTCTCTTCCAAGAATAGGCCgacttttcttttaatatttagtGCTGTTTCACCTTCTTGAAAAGACAGGAGCAATGCTTAgactgctgtgctggcagaaggcttcttgccagcaTGACCAGCCTGGCAgacctgggctgggaggtgaGTGTGTTTCACACACGCAGCAGTTCAGTGCAAATGCCACCACCCTGACACGGGGGAGAGGGGAGCAAGGGAACAAAAGGTGACAACACCACAACGACAACTTGTGTGTCTTTTATTAAAACAGTTACAACTGtagctctggaaaaaaaagactgtgggTGCCTTATTGCTGTTCATGTGTGAGGAAAATTATGTTGGTGGTGGAGTTGTGTTATGATTATATACACCTTTCATTATACAAGGGGCACAAAGGTGATCTGGGACAGAGAGTGCCACATGTGAGAGGCAAACACCCTTCATCTAACAAAACAAACTGTATACACCTTGGAAAATGGGCTCTGGGCTTCCCCCTGGTTCCCTTGCCCTAGTATTTGATGGTGTGAATTTGGAGTGCTGGGCCAGGTTCCTGTCACTGACCCTCACAGGCACCTGGCAGATGAGTGGAGGGATCTGACACTAGATAATTGTACAGAGGTGGCTTTCCCCTCTATGCAAGGACTGAACCATGGCAGCTGTcatgcagctccagctctggctaTTTGCAGACAGCAGCTTGCAGGGATAATTATTCCACAAGCACAACCTTTCAGTCATTAGGATTcatgtatttctcttttccttcaccCATTCACTGTTGACTGAGTAAAAGGATTGTCTCTCTGACAGATACCACCATAGAAAACTCTCATGTGACTTTCAAATGAACCATCCCAAACCTTTCAACCTTTGAGACCTTTCCCactgttttcttaaaacaaCCTGTCACACTAATGTTGTGCTCTCAGCATCTTTTCAGAGCTCAGCTGGCAGTGTAACAACCCTCTAACAAGTCCCATTATGTCTGTGGCACTTCTGAGCATGGCTTTGAGGGATGCTTCAGGACTCCACTGGCTGCATCTCTTTGGTGGTCCTTACCAGCAGCCTGCTTAGCACATCCTTGCCTGGAATTCCCCAAATTCAATTCTGCTGGAGTGCACAGGGCCACATACTCTGCTGAGGGGGAACTCAGTGTTTCTCTGAGCCAGCATTGGTGGTGAAGCCTGGACAGTTTCAGTTTATGGACTGACAGCTTTCTGGCAAGATGTGACTTTGCTTCAGCATCTATTCAACAACATTCCTGACAACTTCCACAACCCCTTGACCTCGTGCTAAAACCAAGCCCTGCTCAAGTACCTTTCAGCGTGACTAGGAATTTAGTCAGTTGTCTCATCCACACTGCCTCTAGAAAGGGGCATCAGTATTGACAGAAAATTGTCACCTTTCACTAGGACTGAAACTCCTAGCTACTGAGCTACTCCCAGAGGACACAGAAGAACATTCACAGCCCTGTCAATGTGACAGTCCTAAAATCCTTTATGACAACTGTCTCTCTGTCAAATGCTAGCTTGGGGAAGGTATGAGAAGAAAGGATCACTGTGTAATTAATTCCAGAATAAAGCAATCTTGGGCTTAAAATGTTACACATGCTGTCTGTCAGTGAATGCTGGACTTTGGACTCTGGGCTCCAGCTGCTGATTTTGGAACCCAGCCTCAACCAGTAATGATTGAGGGCTGTGAGCTAGACCAGAGCAGACAATAGATGAGCAGAGTGAAGCAGCAGTGATTTCTGGAATGAAGGTGAAGGATTTTCCTTTGGAGGAATGGTTGTGATGAATAGTGAATAATAGTGGGTTTTGTGCAAGTGTAAAGATTTTAAACTAATTCTTAATAAGCATTAGCTGTCCCTGTTGTCCAGTCATCCACCCACATCAGCAGCTGActggagaaaataaagcaatatttctcttttcctgctattaaaaaaaaaattgagtcaGGCCCTGTACAGGTCAGCTACTTCAAGGACAGGGAGAATTTGGTAGTATTCACTCAATTCCACACCCAGCCAGCAAAGTCTCTTTCATCAGAAAAGGGcataaagaaaacacaagaacagccccccccccacctcccacCAAAATAAGTATTACATACACATTAGTGTCACTTTACACTTGTTGCCCCATGCAGCCTGCTAAATTCTTCACACCCTGATCATAtattacagaatattttctgttgcacatacacaaaaaaatatttagttccTCCACAACCATCGCCTTAGACAAATGTCTCTTCTGCCAACACTGCTGTGTCACGCTCCTCTGCGGCCACCTCTGCCAGAGGCTGGCTCCTGAGCCACTCCACCCTGCTCCGGAGGAGTTCCTTCTCCACTGCTTCCAcctctgctgtgggacagggctCGGTTTCATCGTGCTTGAAATAGTCCCTGATGGTGTTCCGGACGGAGTCAGGGAGGATGATGCGGATGGTGTGCCTGAATGTGTCCAAGCCCTTGCTCTGGGTTGGCGCCTGCGCCATTTCCACTGGCTGTCTCTCCAGCTCCTCGGGAGCAGAGGCACTTTGGGGGCTCTCTCTGTGCTTGAcctgcaggggtgggactgTTGGTTCATGGTGGTAGCGCCTGGAGATGGACTGCAGGACAAGAGGGGTGTTCTGCCCATAGAAAACTGTCTGGGGGATGTGGACTCTCACAGTCTGCAAGCTCTTGGACACGCtctgctcactgctgctgctgggtgagtctctgctgctggtgtttgtcCCAGATCTCTCCTCTTCTCCCACTTGAGACCCCCAAGAGCTTTCTTTATTTGGGGCCACATAAAAAGTTATCTTGGTGCGCTTCAGGCTTTCCTGGCTCAGAGGGCGGTCATCAATGCCTTTGATTTCTATGTTCTTCACTgtcttctccctgtgctgctggtggctggcCTGTGGGGATGTGTCGCTGGATAGGCTGGCAGCTGGGTACTCAGGGCTTTCTTCAAACTCTTTGGTATAATCCTGGCTCCTGAGCTCTGGGCCAGGGCACCCTGAACAACTCAGCTGTCTCTCCTCTTCTTCCCAGTCAATGTCAGTGAATGGGCTTCccatggcagctctgctgacacATGGAAAACTTTTCTGCTCTCCAACGCAATGACTGGTCTCTCCAGCCTTGGGTTCACCCTCATGAAAACTGTCCAGATTGCACAGATGTAAAGGCACAGGAGATGTGAAGGATTTATGCCACTCTTTTTGGGACCTCTTGGCAGCTGTGGGAGACACAGCATGAAGCCTGGCAGAAGTGCCAAACATGAATGGCAGTGATGAGACATCTGTGGGACTAATGGCTGATGACTCTGAGCAGTAGGAGAAAGCACTGTCTAAGGAGCTAAGTGAGGAGGCAGATGGGGAGGTGGTGGTAgaggacaggctggagaagctggaCCTGTTGGACAGGCTGGACTTCTGAAGGCTGAGCTGCTTCACCCTGGAGGTGGTCTGAGGTGATTGCCACAAGTTCTGCCTGGCCTTATTAACCCCAGGGCTTAGGCCTTCATCAATGAGCTTCTGGCTCtccacctgcagctgcctgagccTGTGGATGTAGTCTGTGTGGCTGCTCATGATGGTGGCATCGCAGCTGGACTGGCGGGCCACTGGCTCGTGgccctgtgcaggcagctgggagctgaggcaGACGCTGGGCTCTGAGGAGCAGCGGTCCCTGGCCGGGCTGAGCGAGCGTATGGAGCCCATGGAGCAGAAGGAGCCGTCCTCCTCCAGGAGCTCGTAGCTGTCTGCACTGGCGTTGGTCTGGGCTTTGCTTTGGTAGCAGGCTGTGATCTCGCTGAACAAGTCCCAGTCTTCCTGATCCTCATCAAGTAATGAGCTCCTGGGCGCTTCAAAAATGGCATCTGTTTCAGATTCCAGGTGGTTCTTTGGCCCTTCTGGATCACAAGTGGAAAACTCCAGCTCATCAGAGGAATCATCATGCTGAGCCAAGCCTATGTCTGGGGCAGAGGACACAAATTAATTTGTTGCCATATATATAGTACCTCACAACCAAAACAGGGAAGATatatgaaaaacaaagataatCCATTATTCTcacaggaaataataaaaaaattctggCTTTATGACTACTTTTCACCAATGGCCTGTATTCGTAGCATAGCTAACAGAGAACTCCATCTCTTTCCATACAAACTATGTGATTTAGCTCATAGAACTaacctggaaaataaaaatactgctgGGACATGGCAGTGCTAAGGTTACACTAAATTCTTGCAATGGCTAGAGCAGGTTTAACAGCAGCCACACAGAAAGACAGCCATCTCTGGGGACACATGGGAGTTTTGGCACTTCAGCCCTCTGCTTTGCTATCTCTTCCTGCCTATGCTTGACAGGCAAAgggaaaaccaaacccaactggTTTTCAATGCTGTTCCTTAGAAGAAACATGAAGGTAAAGCAAACTCTTTTGTCTGAGGACTTTacctattaaaatattttaaatatttctggaagATTTAGTACCACCAACTTACCCAGAGATTCCGCTGAGTTTTTGGACTTCTTTATGTCAGGTCTTTGGAACAAGGAAGCAATATCACCCCCAAAAATCTCTCCTGAGTTTTCAATCAGAAACTGCACTAACAAAGCCACCTGGAAAAGACAGGAATTCACAGATTCAGTTTCATGAAAACAGAGCAAGTAAAATCATACCCAGATCGtctcatgtttttttttacaaagatgTAATTTCCTCAAGAAGCTGTTAATAATGTGGCAGTGCATCTGCATGAACACCTGAGGCAAGAATATGAACTATGTGAACTGGTACTGTGAGCCAGGTATAGCACATTCTACAGTTTTCCTCACTATTGCTTACACCTCATAAGCTACAAGCAAGCGTTCCTCCTTTCTGGTGCACTGTTGTGCTCATTGCTTATTTTGTTCCAGCTGAGGTAGCAGTGTCCAACTTCAGCTGCTCCAGTTTTCTTGTGCTTGCTTGACCGTATAGGAAGCTCATCTGGTGAAGCAATCACTGCTTGCCTTTTCACCCTGGACAGTCTGAGGGGCTAAACCCTGCCCAGCATGggcacagctgcacagaggaAAGGATGGGGCCTGGGTGCCactcagccagcactgccactggCCCTAGGCCTTCCTTTAGATTACAAAAGGCAGTGCccaaaaaaagcagtgaaagaggaaagcagaggtgaGGCCAAACTGGCCCAATGCCCTCCTTTAGACTACAAAAGGCAGTGCccaaaaaaagcagtgaaagaggaaagcagaggtgaGGCCAAACTCACGGAAGATTACCTTCTTTGTAGAGCGGCTCTCCTCTTCAGGCCCAGTGGGACTCGGTAGCCACAGCATATTGGGAGCTATGCAAAGAGCCAGGTTAAAGGCATTCATCTGATTCTCTCCAGAATTCTGCTCAATATGATGGAGGACACCAAAGAGGTGTCTGAGTAAGATGAGGTTGGCCTCTGGAAGCTGGTTGACGAGACTATTCAGGGagtgggaaaaaaggaaaacagtgctGTTCACAAACATCTGCTCTTTGAATTCCAGAAGTAGCAAcccaaatatttttccccctcctgcccctttGTACCCAGCCTGAGACATCCACATTTGAGAATAAGGTGAATCTGTGTCACTCCCCTCCACCAACTCATGTGAGAGCCACAGCTCTGCATCCAAATTTCCCACCTGCTCTGGTAATAGAACTGGAGGGACAAGGGACTTGGGTTCAGTGCATGTGGGAGGGAACCCACAATGCCTTGACTAAACAGGCAATGCCCAGAGGAGACAGGAGACAGCTCCAGGCCAGACCATGCCACTGTGTCATGTGCTGTGGAGAACATGGATAAAGAAGGCCCAGGATAAATGGTAAGCTTCAAAAACTGAGCTGAGCCATGGTTGAATAAACGGGATATCCAACAGGAGGCTGATAAACTGCTTGTGCTCAGGGCAGCAGTTTCAAGGCAGTAAAGCTGTTTTCAAGGTCCATGTCTCCACCTTGACAGGGTGGTTTCTTCTAACTGCCAATATGATTATCAGAAATGTTAAGGATGTTCAAAAAAGaccattgaaaagaaaattttctgatCAGTGACACTGGCAATCAGCAATAGCTCCTCCACTGTGGCCTGGAGCATTGACAGTAatctcacagaaaataaaggctATTCTTAGGCCCATATGATCCCCTTTTTCCCACCAAAAGAAACTTTTACAAAGGCTTTTACAAACCTTTTGATAGCTTCAATCTTATGTGCCCGATTTTCTGTGTCCACAGCTTCCATCCACAGTCCGTGCATGTCTGAGGATAGAACACTGTCAGGTATATTTCGGAGAAAATCctgaattaaatatatatacGCAGAGCAGTCTGGTCAGTTTTGAATTCCTGGTTTCAGTTTCACAATGCATATAGTCACTGTTTATTCATATTAAGCACAAGATAAAACAAGACACTACACAAACATGTTTATTCTCCCCTCCCATGCCCACCAAGCTGGCTTCCTCAGGCTCTTCtatggcagcactgcaggatgaACAGGCAGCACTTCTGTTTTGCCCCTTCTCCAGAGCAGGACTGTCCCTTTTCCAATCCAGCAGAGGACTCAGCCCTAGGGCTCTGCACAGATCTCTCTGTAACATTTCTCAGCTAGGAGGACTGCTGGTTTTTCTCAGAGGACTATTCAACAACTCAATGTATGTCTTGTGTTGGGAAGTGCCTGAATATCAAGCCAACaagaaaaaaggggatttttttttatactttggTGCCTAAATTACTCTGACCAGATTTAATTGCCAGTACAAAATACAGGCTTTTCCTTACTGAAACATGGGTCTTATCACAAGCTTCATCCCTCACCCAATCACAACCCTCTTCTTGGATTTAGCAGCTGCTTTCCCTTGTGCTTGCTGGCTGATCAGAGGGTAAAGGCTGGGGGTCCAgagagcacagctcagctcctgtTTTGGGGGTTGCAAAGCAGCTGCCTTCAAGTGGCACAAGTCCTCCCAAACCTCCTGCAGTCTCTTCCTTGCATTCAGAAATGACAAAGAacatctgtgctgctgcaacCAAAGGGTTTTATGCATATTTCAGTGCAGCATCTGTCCTGTTATTTGGCACTGTACAGACATCACAGCTGCCTTGTAGGTGAACATCACTGTATTTCCTGCTGGGGGTGGTTTGGTATGGGAAGTGCCAAAGGGAGCCCTGTCCTGAGGGGCTGCACATGTCTGCATGTGAAAACCAGGTCACTGTATCACCTGTGTGTACACAAACAGGTGAAAATGTTCCTTGctggaaaatgctttctgtTCCCCTGAAATCCTCCCTACCCATAAAGACTCATTGCTTCCTTAAAGAAGGAAGGTACCATTAGCCCAGACAGCTGAGTTTCTTGGCCACACATACCATGATGACAGCTGCAGCAACGAAGACTGACTCTCCATCCACCTGAACATCATCTCCAGAGTTCAGCTTCTCTTTCAGTTCCTTGCAAGTCTTGGCATTGGCAGAACGTCTGAAAATGCCCCTAGTAGAGGGACCTTCATGGTACAAGAGGAGCAGCATATCCTAAGAGAAAACCCAGTTGTACTTCAGAACCTAACACTTTACCCTCTTGTTTGTGTATATTATACATTATGTGTTGCAATATAATTAGCAGAAGACCAAGTCagtaatggaaagaaaacaatacaAGAGATTTATCCTGATCTAACCAGGGACAAAAATCTGACAGGCAAGCCGCAGATAAAGTTCATGAGGGCACACTTATCCTGTGACAAATGTGAGCCCAGGGGACTCTTGTAGTGAGTGAGTTCTAGGCTATATAGCATGGCAGGATCCACTGGCATTGCCCCTTGTCACCTGGTGATGACCTGGAGACACCCATTGAAACAGGACAGACATCTGTAAATGAAGTGATAGGGATTATCCAGGAGAGGGTTGTTCCCACCCTTGTTACTGAGCTGAGTCTGGATCACAAGTAAACGATGGTCTTCTTCCCCATTCAATCCTCATCAATGCTTCAAGTGGCTTTAAATTTTGGGCTAAACACATCAAGTTTACATCAAGACAAGCAGTCCAGGCTGCTGCTTACCATGATTGGCTTGGGAAGGATTCCATCAGGACAGacagaggacagggacaggccGAAGAGTTTCCGAGGTGTGGTAGGGCTGCCCGAGGGGGTGCTGGTGCTGCGGCGCAGGGCCCAGTCAATCAAGGACTTCTTCCTCTTGGTGTGTTTCTGCAGTGACTCTGAAACCAAACAGAGACCTTCATCACACACCTGTCTGTCCTTCTGGACA is a window from the Vidua macroura isolate BioBank_ID:100142 chromosome 14, ASM2450914v1, whole genome shotgun sequence genome containing:
- the LOC128814478 gene encoding rho GTPase-activating protein 20-like; the protein is MKPIVQRRRSTSSAITKALGKSKSHSRETTLSSSHSDNGLPSGVFSSPGSTFILDERVQLTVGLQTQERHLILLSDVLVIAKSKSSSSLKLKKQVHLSEVWTGTCLSEVTEKKMSPENSFVIGWPITNYVVTFSSADVKERWLSVLLWHINEVKQNEYLKNLTLQIVVLDDDNSSSTTAVNVSNVETAESVMKKTLLLLGLPGRTSEHHLWVVSGKDEPAYLLIGHEHPFSIALSCLQNSADQQQRTNNNTLLADGKESSFLAQLPKEKQCQFVLKPRLQAPMQLRRESLQKHTKRKKSLIDWALRRSTSTPSGSPTTPRKLFGLSLSSVCPDGILPKPIMDMLLLLYHEGPSTRGIFRRSANAKTCKELKEKLNSGDDVQVDGESVFVAAAVIMDFLRNIPDSVLSSDMHGLWMEAVDTENRAHKIEAIKSLVNQLPEANLILLRHLFGVLHHIEQNSGENQMNAFNLALCIAPNMLWLPSPTGPEEESRSTKKVALLVQFLIENSGEIFGGDIASLFQRPDIKKSKNSAESLDIGLAQHDDSSDELEFSTCDPEGPKNHLESETDAIFEAPRSSLLDEDQEDWDLFSEITACYQSKAQTNASADSYELLEEDGSFCSMGSIRSLSPARDRCSSEPSVCLSSQLPAQGHEPVARQSSCDATIMSSHTDYIHRLRQLQVESQKLIDEGLSPGVNKARQNLWQSPQTTSRVKQLSLQKSSLSNRSSFSSLSSTTTSPSASSLSSLDSAFSYCSESSAISPTDVSSLPFMFGTSARLHAVSPTAAKRSQKEWHKSFTSPVPLHLCNLDSFHEGEPKAGETSHCVGEQKSFPCVSRAAMGSPFTDIDWEEEERQLSCSGCPGPELRSQDYTKEFEESPEYPAASLSSDTSPQASHQQHREKTVKNIEIKGIDDRPLSQESLKRTKITFYVAPNKESSWGSQVGEEERSGTNTSSRDSPSSSSEQSVSKSLQTVRVHIPQTVFYGQNTPLVLQSISRRYHHEPTVPPLQVKHRESPQSASAPEELERQPVEMAQAPTQSKGLDTFRHTIRIILPDSVRNTIRDYFKHDETEPCPTAEVEAVEKELLRSRVEWLRSQPLAEVAAEERDTAVLAEETFV